The following proteins come from a genomic window of Methanobacterium formicicum:
- a CDS encoding PBSX family phage terminase large subunit produces the protein MKKITWRLSRKQKKNINRTDRKLLIEGSAGSGKTIYAVHKVLKYGLEHKNARIGVFRDTLPALKATSWLELREALENYGIPFYENKNEGIIRLPTGSTILFKPLDDLKKIRSLNLDFVWVEQAEEISFAVFAELEKRIRGIVSKKSFGQFLLTVTPEGTDHWIYNYFHRQKRGTILHFHYTENPFLPEEYVKEYEELKEIDIELYYKYTLGKWGKLSNIVFENWDEQSPVSGVEKWTAGVDFGYNNPSCFLLIGWYDGEPYIVREVYKRRLTNPEFIDEIIAVLNDEGLTPGKLDKVYCDAAEPDRIQEFCQRGFDAVPGVKDVAARLETNRSVQIHISPGCVETKREIKNYKYQKDKDGNILDKPVDFKNHAMDAMGYDVYGVLGPLSKYKKQEIEEEDAYVY, from the coding sequence ATGAAGAAGATAACGTGGAGGTTGAGCCGGAAGCAGAAGAAGAACATCAACCGGACTGATCGTAAGTTATTGATTGAGGGTAGTGCTGGTTCTGGTAAAACTATTTATGCTGTTCATAAGGTTTTAAAATATGGTCTTGAGCATAAGAATGCTCGTATTGGTGTTTTTCGTGATACTCTTCCTGCATTGAAGGCTACTAGTTGGCTTGAACTCCGGGAAGCATTGGAAAATTATGGTATTCCTTTTTATGAGAATAAAAATGAGGGTATCATACGGTTACCTACTGGATCCACGATTCTTTTTAAACCCTTGGATGATCTTAAGAAGATTCGAAGTCTTAACCTTGATTTTGTTTGGGTGGAACAGGCTGAGGAAATATCTTTTGCCGTGTTTGCAGAACTTGAAAAACGTATCCGTGGAATAGTCAGTAAGAAAAGTTTTGGACAGTTCTTGTTAACGGTCACTCCTGAAGGTACAGATCATTGGATTTATAATTATTTTCACCGCCAAAAAAGAGGCACTATTCTTCATTTTCATTATACTGAGAACCCATTTCTTCCAGAAGAGTACGTTAAAGAGTATGAGGAGTTAAAAGAGATAGATATTGAGCTTTATTATAAGTACACTCTGGGTAAGTGGGGTAAGTTATCGAATATTGTTTTTGAAAATTGGGATGAACAGTCCCCGGTCAGTGGTGTTGAGAAATGGACTGCTGGTGTTGATTTCGGTTATAATAATCCTTCCTGTTTCTTATTAATTGGCTGGTATGATGGTGAACCTTATATTGTCCGTGAAGTTTACAAAAGGCGTTTAACTAATCCCGAGTTTATTGATGAGATTATTGCAGTTTTAAATGATGAGGGACTGACACCTGGAAAATTAGATAAAGTTTATTGTGATGCTGCTGAACCTGATCGGATTCAAGAATTTTGCCAGCGAGGTTTTGATGCTGTTCCGGGAGTTAAAGATGTTGCTGCACGACTGGAAACTAATCGCAGTGTACAAATCCACATAAGCCCTGGTTGTGTTGAAACTAAAAGAGAAATTAAAAATTACAAGTATCAGAAGGATAAGGATGGGAATATTTTAGATAAACCTGTTGATTTTAAGAACCATGCCATGGATGCAATGGGCTATGATGTTTACGGTGTTCTTGGACCTTTAAGCAAATACAAAAAACAGGAAATTGAAGAGGAAGACGCTTACGTCTACTAA
- a CDS encoding TFIIB-type zinc ribbon-containing protein, producing MYKLVKFAEDPEWLQLVRDGYCPECLDQFNPKSRKLFKKGIKRECSQGHLILYGNPLYLAYYRVEKKKEKKKVTGCPKCGGQAVTYDKKHDEIFCDDCGLVLSGPPQWIPPARWVNYPMGNRYDYADIDATYTPYETDRCDYGDYIE from the coding sequence TTGTATAAACTGGTAAAATTTGCAGAGGATCCTGAATGGTTGCAGCTGGTCCGTGATGGCTACTGTCCTGAATGTTTAGATCAGTTTAACCCTAAGTCACGAAAACTTTTCAAAAAAGGAATTAAAAGAGAATGCAGCCAGGGCCACCTTATTCTTTATGGAAATCCATTGTATCTTGCTTATTATCGTGTTGAAAAGAAAAAAGAAAAAAAGAAAGTCACAGGTTGCCCTAAGTGTGGGGGTCAGGCTGTTACTTATGATAAGAAACATGATGAGATTTTCTGTGATGATTGTGGCCTGGTGTTATCGGGGCCTCCACAGTGGATCCCTCCAGCTAGATGGGTGAATTATCCCATGGGTAACCGGTACGATTACGCTGATATTGATGCCACTTATACACCCTACGAAACAGACCGCTGTGATTATGGAGATTACATTGAATAA
- a CDS encoding PAS domain-containing sensor histidine kinase, giving the protein MVYHALFWQKTYIQWNQIEYKHFYGLVRGVWLRMVITNKEYEFAFNNCPDAILLTLSDGTVLSANPSACELFGYTEDEWCDLKRSDLVDATDSRTSVYLEARKKEGNVEGELIFIKKNGEKFTGHIKSALKQPEKSLGKACVIIKDITELKRAEESLKKNKEKYYDLFYNARVGIFRCRINKMELLDVNKKITELSGYTKEELLNDVSIVKFPYPEEIENIMRKLEEEGFIENHEVHILDKMGNIRTALVSFKLYPEEDFFEGTVVDITKRKELELKLQKSLEEKEILLKETHHRVKNNLAIVSSMINLQSSYFDDPEALNAFKNIQDRANSMSMIHERLYKSKDLKNINFGEYLTRLCNNLYKTYTHSTNISLKLNIENLSVKNDVAVPLGLIVNELFTNSLKYAFPDENGNLQVDFRGNNEMYMLSIKDDGIGLPEDFGIEKTNSLGLTLVKILTEQINGTLEIESENGTKWLIKIPIS; this is encoded by the coding sequence ATGGTTTATCATGCTCTATTTTGGCAAAAAACTTATATACAGTGGAACCAGATCGAATATAAACATTTTTATGGGTTAGTTCGTGGAGTGTGGTTACGTATGGTTATTACTAACAAAGAATATGAGTTTGCTTTTAATAACTGTCCTGATGCCATATTATTAACATTATCAGATGGGACAGTTTTATCAGCGAATCCGTCAGCTTGTGAACTTTTTGGTTACACTGAGGATGAATGGTGTGATTTGAAGAGATCAGATCTTGTGGATGCAACTGATTCTCGGACATCTGTTTATCTTGAAGCAAGAAAAAAAGAGGGAAATGTAGAGGGTGAATTGATTTTCATCAAGAAAAATGGTGAAAAGTTCACAGGGCATATAAAAAGTGCTCTTAAACAACCAGAAAAAAGCTTAGGAAAAGCTTGTGTTATTATTAAAGATATAACTGAATTAAAACGTGCGGAAGAATCTTTAAAGAAAAATAAAGAAAAATATTACGACCTATTTTATAATGCACGTGTGGGAATATTTCGTTGTAGAATAAATAAAATGGAATTACTTGATGTTAACAAGAAAATAACTGAACTGTCAGGTTATACCAAAGAAGAACTATTGAATGATGTCTCAATTGTCAAATTTCCTTATCCTGAAGAAATTGAGAATATTATGAGGAAATTAGAAGAAGAAGGTTTCATTGAGAATCATGAAGTCCATATCTTGGATAAAATGGGGAATATTAGAACAGCTTTGGTTTCATTCAAACTATATCCCGAAGAAGATTTTTTTGAGGGAACTGTAGTTGATATTACTAAAAGGAAAGAACTAGAACTAAAATTGCAAAAATCATTAGAAGAAAAAGAAATTTTACTAAAAGAGACACATCACCGAGTTAAAAACAACTTAGCTATTGTTTCAAGTATGATTAATCTGCAGTCCTCTTATTTTGACGACCCTGAAGCATTAAATGCTTTTAAAAATATCCAAGATCGTGCCAATTCCATGTCCATGATTCATGAGAGGTTATACAAGTCTAAGGATTTAAAAAACATAAATTTTGGAGAATATTTAACCAGATTATGTAACAATCTCTACAAAACTTACACACATTCAACCAATATATCTTTAAAACTCAATATTGAAAATTTATCAGTGAAAAATGATGTTGCAGTCCCCTTAGGACTAATTGTCAATGAATTATTCACAAATTCCCTAAAATACGCATTTCCAGATGAAAATGGAAATTTACAGGTAGATTTTAGAGGAAATAATGAAATGTATATGTTAAGTATAAAAGATGATGGTATTGGTTTACCTGAAGACTTTGGAATAGAAAAAACAAATTCACTAGGCTTAACACTGGTAAAAATTTTAACAGAACAGATAAATGGTACTTTGGAAATTGAGTCTGAAAATGGAACAAAATGGTTGATAAAAATTCCAATTTCCTAA
- a CDS encoding AbrB/MazE/SpoVT family DNA-binding domain-containing protein: protein MKMIRTSKVGRKGGSVNVTIPQAIADLFEIKEGDVIKWTGIVGDGTPTLCVEKEASE from the coding sequence ATGAAGATGATAAGAACATCAAAAGTTGGAAGGAAAGGTGGATCTGTGAACGTGACAATACCCCAGGCAATTGCAGATCTGTTTGAGATAAAAGAAGGCGATGTTATCAAGTGGACTGGGATTGTTGGCGATGGGACTCCAACCTTATGTGTTGAAAAGGAAGCCTCAGAATAA
- a CDS encoding ParB/RepB/Spo0J family partition protein — translation MKIKIKDITIPWYAPREKVDDDYINDLMRSLEEYGQWNPIMVRLNENKEYELISGLQRVSAAKKLGWKEIEANIVDSTLEKAALLAIETNLVRKELQEIEEGHAIKEMMDRLGLNQTQIAKKLGRSKKWVSNRLSLALDVVGPVRKMIANNSLSPTQAVIISRLPPNKQSKFAEIIIERERTLNKKLNQEEVRAELRKFGNDTIFTVSYEGKKIEPFIEELKKNKIDVLLDVRESTKSMQKPEFSEEFLRKNLKNAEIKYLTRKDLGAPYVIRESYIKGGLSQKCFEQWYKWNVTEKEGNKIPDLVEMIKTQGKTALMCYEKDINSCHRNILAGLIMETGSFEKRRDL, via the coding sequence GTGAAAATTAAAATTAAAGATATTACAATCCCTTGGTATGCTCCAAGAGAAAAGGTAGATGATGATTATATAAATGATTTGATGAGAAGTCTTGAAGAATATGGGCAATGGAATCCTATAATGGTTAGGTTAAATGAAAATAAAGAATATGAACTTATATCAGGTTTACAAAGGGTTTCTGCGGCAAAAAAATTGGGTTGGAAAGAAATAGAAGCCAATATTGTTGATTCAACCTTAGAAAAAGCTGCATTACTTGCTATAGAAACAAATCTTGTTAGGAAAGAGTTACAAGAAATTGAGGAAGGACATGCCATTAAAGAAATGATGGATAGACTTGGATTAAATCAAACACAAATCGCTAAAAAATTAGGTAGAAGTAAAAAATGGGTCAGTAATCGGTTATCGTTAGCTTTAGATGTTGTTGGCCCTGTTAGAAAAATGATTGCGAACAATTCCCTTTCACCAACTCAAGCAGTAATTATAAGCCGTTTACCACCTAATAAACAGTCTAAATTCGCTGAAATTATAATTGAAAGGGAGCGAACACTTAACAAAAAATTAAACCAAGAAGAAGTGCGTGCAGAACTTCGTAAATTTGGAAATGATACAATTTTTACAGTTAGTTATGAAGGAAAAAAAATAGAACCATTTATTGAAGAATTAAAGAAAAATAAAATAGATGTTCTGTTGGATGTAAGGGAAAGTACTAAAAGCATGCAAAAACCCGAATTTTCTGAAGAATTTCTCCGAAAGAATCTTAAGAATGCTGAAATTAAGTATTTAACTAGGAAAGACTTGGGAGCGCCTTATGTAATAAGAGAAAGTTACATTAAAGGAGGACTAAGCCAAAAATGTTTTGAACAATGGTATAAATGGAATGTTACAGAAAAAGAAGGGAATAAGATACCTGATTTAGTTGAAATGATCAAAACTCAGGGAAAAACCGCTTTAATGTGTTATGAAAAAGATATAAATAGTTGTCATCGAAATATTTTAGCAGGGTTAATAATGGAAACAGGATCATTTGAAAAAAGGAGAGATTTATAA
- a CDS encoding site-specific integrase, protein MSIAQDPRMEYFLNLKDWKKNTRRKYIADIGLYVECIGKTPSELISEARKEQVATDWMDERQIPRYFKKFINFLDDKKHSKYSQKLTVANVKTFYRCFEIETPSISVKGVPESYYILYEDLPQHEDIRKVISLSNAQYRALFSFMASSGMNYSDATSISVRELILAVNYYFKITKQEKYKVKDLAGLYETCEKVKGIVPVWRMWRFKTSNQHITFSSPESLNFILDYFMEQPPANEEVPIFRKFKKQKKLTYRAVNVYLQKLNEKLGWQDKKIGRFGFVTSKSFRTFFANEMEDEEVFEKHIRLMMGHKQAGVTQNYFKTKAPKMLKSYLEGVHRLTFLEEITVIDNTDDLLLELEKRNEERDEEMKQLRKDLDRALQLKGMESDLNDE, encoded by the coding sequence ATGAGTATCGCCCAGGACCCCCGGATGGAATACTTCCTTAACCTCAAGGACTGGAAAAAGAACACTAGACGGAAGTACATAGCAGACATAGGATTATATGTAGAGTGTATAGGCAAAACACCATCAGAACTCATCAGTGAAGCACGTAAGGAACAGGTGGCAACAGACTGGATGGATGAAAGGCAAATACCACGATATTTTAAAAAATTTATTAATTTCTTAGATGACAAAAAACACTCAAAATACAGTCAAAAACTCACCGTTGCCAATGTAAAAACATTTTATCGTTGTTTTGAAATTGAAACACCTTCAATAAGTGTTAAAGGTGTTCCAGAAAGTTATTATATTCTTTATGAAGACCTCCCACAGCATGAAGATATAAGGAAAGTTATATCATTATCAAATGCACAATACCGGGCCCTGTTCAGTTTTATGGCAAGCAGTGGAATGAATTATAGTGATGCCACTAGTATTAGTGTCAGAGAACTTATTTTGGCAGTTAATTACTATTTTAAAATCACAAAACAGGAAAAATATAAAGTAAAGGACCTGGCCGGACTATATGAAACCTGTGAAAAAGTAAAAGGCATTGTACCTGTGTGGAGGATGTGGAGGTTCAAAACATCAAACCAACACATCACATTCAGCAGCCCCGAATCATTAAACTTTATTTTAGATTACTTCATGGAACAACCACCTGCCAATGAAGAAGTTCCAATCTTCAGAAAATTCAAAAAACAAAAAAAATTAACCTACAGGGCCGTAAACGTCTATTTACAAAAACTCAATGAGAAATTAGGCTGGCAAGATAAAAAAATTGGAAGATTTGGTTTCGTGACTTCAAAGAGTTTCAGAACCTTTTTCGCTAACGAAATGGAAGATGAAGAAGTATTTGAAAAACACATCCGGCTGATGATGGGCCATAAACAAGCAGGTGTAACTCAAAATTATTTCAAAACAAAGGCCCCGAAGATGCTAAAATCATACCTTGAAGGTGTTCACAGGTTAACCTTCCTGGAAGAAATTACTGTGATTGACAATACTGATGATCTTTTACTAGAATTAGAAAAACGTAACGAAGAACGTGACGAAGAAATGAAACAATTACGTAAAGATTTAGACCGAGCATTACAGTTAAAAGGTATGGAATCAGATCTTAATGATGAATGA
- a CDS encoding acyltransferase, whose translation MSLFKNPWGSNEKTNFRNLFFGVDNENDPDRPKVHENVTLGVSYKFRSKPPQIGKNALLRSNTVIYNDVEIGNDFQTGHGVLVREKTTIGDKVLIGTNTVIEGHCDIGSNISIQSNVYIPKNTIIEDYVFLGPCSCFTNDRYPLRSDYKLEGPILRKGASIGANSTFLSGIEVGEGAMVAAGAIVTRDIPPYYLAIGAPAKHKPLPKHFKKLNQI comes from the coding sequence ATGTCGTTATTTAAAAATCCCTGGGGATCTAATGAAAAGACCAATTTCAGAAACCTCTTCTTTGGAGTGGATAATGAAAATGATCCAGACCGTCCCAAGGTCCATGAAAACGTCACTCTGGGAGTAAGTTACAAATTCCGATCTAAACCTCCCCAAATAGGTAAAAACGCATTGCTGCGTTCTAATACCGTTATCTACAATGACGTGGAGATTGGTAATGATTTCCAGACTGGACACGGAGTACTGGTGAGGGAAAAAACCACCATCGGCGATAAAGTACTCATAGGGACCAACACCGTTATCGAGGGACATTGTGACATAGGTAGCAATATCAGTATTCAATCGAATGTATACATCCCCAAAAATACCATAATTGAGGATTATGTTTTCTTAGGACCCTGTTCCTGTTTCACTAATGATCGTTACCCCCTAAGATCTGATTATAAACTTGAAGGCCCTATACTACGCAAAGGGGCATCAATTGGGGCGAATTCAACCTTCTTATCCGGGATCGAAGTAGGTGAAGGAGCTATGGTGGCTGCGGGAGCCATTGTAACCCGGGATATACCACCCTACTATCTGGCCATAGGTGCACCAGCCAAACACAAACCTTTACCCAAACATTTCAAGAAATTAAACCAAATATAG
- a CDS encoding glycosyltransferase family 2 protein has protein sequence MEVSVIIPMYNEEDNVLITLKEVKKVLKTCESYQIIAVNDGSSDRTLELLEEYARENPELVVLNHPVNMGMGKALRTGFEKAEGEVVITLDADLSYEPQYITELIRELHQHHLDIVIGSQYMAGGETEDIPFIRLFVSKMANKIVGYALDRNISTVTGILRAYRKEVLDSIEIESAGTEINPEILSKAIALGFEVKEIPVKLKGRKLGESKIQFRSTTISHLLFTFYEKPMMLFGVIGLLMCLIGIISAVYLFYQYLMGTLDPSRPLMLFMVLMIIAGIQILIFGFVATQISLLKREIYIVQKENKLLRKKLK, from the coding sequence ATGGAAGTTTCCGTGATTATACCCATGTACAACGAGGAAGATAACGTCCTCATCACCCTTAAAGAAGTTAAAAAGGTTTTAAAAACTTGTGAGAGCTACCAGATCATAGCGGTGAATGATGGTAGCAGCGACCGAACCCTGGAGTTACTGGAGGAATACGCACGAGAGAATCCAGAACTCGTGGTACTTAATCATCCAGTGAACATGGGGATGGGAAAAGCCCTCAGGACTGGTTTTGAAAAGGCAGAAGGGGAGGTAGTCATCACCCTGGATGCTGATTTAAGTTATGAACCCCAGTACATCACCGAACTCATCAGGGAGCTCCACCAACATCACCTGGATATTGTAATTGGATCCCAGTACATGGCTGGAGGCGAAACTGAGGATATTCCCTTTATACGCCTCTTTGTAAGTAAGATGGCTAATAAAATTGTGGGGTATGCCCTGGACCGAAATATAAGCACGGTAACCGGAATATTGCGCGCTTACCGCAAGGAAGTCCTGGATTCCATAGAGATTGAATCCGCCGGGACTGAGATCAACCCTGAAATACTTTCCAAGGCCATTGCCCTCGGATTTGAGGTTAAAGAAATTCCAGTGAAGTTGAAGGGCCGTAAGTTAGGGGAATCCAAGATTCAGTTCCGGTCCACCACTATTTCTCACCTTTTATTCACCTTCTACGAGAAACCAATGATGCTTTTCGGCGTTATTGGGTTATTAATGTGCCTTATAGGTATTATTAGTGCAGTATACCTCTTCTACCAATATTTGATGGGTACCTTAGACCCTAGCCGGCCGTTAATGCTGTTCATGGTTCTCATGATAATTGCAGGTATACAGATCCTGATATTTGGATTCGTGGCCACCCAGATAAGCCTCCTCAAACGTGAAATCTACATAGTTCAGAAAGAAAATAAGTTGTTGAGGAAGAAATTGAAGTAA
- a CDS encoding glycosyltransferase family 2 protein: MNYPHVSIIIINWNRWKDTIECLESLFQINYPNFDVILVDNASEDDSLEKIRDYCSGHLPVESSFFNYNPYNKPITVYEYNETFKKDKRPLKTENLTKKHINLIKNGENRGFPGGNNVGIKFALEFFDPEYILLLNNDTVVDENFLGELIKNGDSRDDVGILGPKIYFYDEPQTIWSAGCKISWKLSRGIQIGTNEADKGQYDEIGEVEYVSGSVFLIKNETIKRIGLMDENYFLYFEESDWTLRANQEGFKSLYIPTSHIWHKVSRSGGGISNPIGLYYITRNRWIFMRKWAGKEDYYFFLIFQIFAAIILPLFLSLFYHNSNLFTAYYEGLYNGIVTNG; encoded by the coding sequence ATGAACTATCCTCACGTTTCCATTATCATAATAAATTGGAATAGGTGGAAAGACACCATCGAATGTTTAGAGTCCTTATTCCAAATAAATTACCCTAATTTTGATGTTATTTTAGTGGATAATGCCTCAGAAGATGATTCTCTGGAGAAAATCAGGGACTATTGTTCTGGCCACCTGCCAGTTGAATCCAGTTTTTTTAACTACAACCCTTATAACAAGCCGATTACAGTATATGAATACAATGAAACCTTTAAAAAGGATAAAAGACCTTTGAAAACTGAAAATTTAACTAAAAAACATATTAACCTCATTAAAAATGGTGAAAATAGGGGTTTTCCTGGGGGAAACAATGTGGGAATCAAATTTGCCCTTGAATTCTTTGATCCAGAGTATATTTTACTCTTGAACAATGATACCGTGGTTGATGAAAACTTTTTAGGGGAATTAATCAAAAATGGAGATTCCCGTGACGATGTGGGCATCCTGGGCCCTAAGATCTACTTTTATGATGAACCACAGACCATATGGAGTGCTGGATGTAAGATATCCTGGAAACTGAGTCGTGGCATTCAGATTGGAACCAATGAGGCCGATAAGGGACAATACGATGAGATAGGGGAGGTGGAGTATGTTAGTGGCTCTGTTTTTTTGATTAAAAACGAAACCATAAAGAGAATAGGTTTAATGGATGAGAACTATTTTTTGTACTTTGAAGAAAGTGACTGGACCCTCCGGGCAAACCAGGAAGGATTTAAAAGTTTATACATCCCCACATCCCACATATGGCACAAAGTATCAAGATCCGGTGGGGGAATATCAAATCCCATAGGATTATACTACATAACCCGTAACCGCTGGATTTTTATGAGGAAATGGGCTGGAAAAGAGGATTATTATTTCTTTTTAATTTTTCAAATTTTCGCTGCAATTATTCTACCCCTCTTTTTAAGTTTATTTTATCATAATTCTAATTTATTCACAGCATATTATGAAGGACTGTATAATGGCATAGTAACTAATGGTTAA
- a CDS encoding glycosyltransferase family 4 protein, which produces MDILILHNTFLPDYTGSSIRLYNLVSRIPYTISVVTPEKMVNGEYFRLKTEKINNIQIERVKSLSPPSIWKMPVFRYFYHEKKIFNHCKNEKFDIIQARSLPPYIVTAYKLHEKFKKPLLLELHPHEKDVNQFYMFYVMNILKIAKKASHTITLTNSLKNWVQKKYNLDSEKITVIPNGVDCEKFKPKNKSNTGESLRNKIGNPEKIVLYAGYLDQVNGMDLLIKTIPTIVRENPEISFVFIGNGPYYNKINQLSKKMSQVNLLKTVNHELMPDYYFTSDIFIIPRPSTISSELVTPLKLLEAMSMESVVLGSNVGGISEVITSEKNGYLYEKDDPKSFYDSLIDIIGKNNNRVGKNARKTILTEYNWDKSAKKLKNIYDSLIH; this is translated from the coding sequence TTGGATATTTTAATTCTTCACAACACTTTTCTTCCAGATTATACTGGATCAAGTATTCGTTTATACAATCTAGTATCTAGAATTCCATATACCATCTCAGTTGTAACACCAGAAAAAATGGTAAATGGGGAATATTTCAGATTAAAAACTGAAAAAATTAATAACATTCAAATAGAGCGCGTTAAATCATTATCTCCTCCTTCAATATGGAAGATGCCAGTTTTTAGATATTTTTACCATGAAAAAAAGATATTCAATCACTGTAAAAACGAAAAGTTTGATATAATACAGGCCCGCAGTTTACCACCTTACATTGTAACCGCTTATAAATTACATGAAAAATTTAAAAAACCATTACTATTGGAACTTCATCCTCATGAAAAAGACGTTAACCAGTTTTATATGTTTTATGTAATGAATATTCTTAAAATTGCAAAAAAAGCTTCTCACACCATCACACTCACAAATTCACTTAAGAATTGGGTACAAAAAAAATATAATTTAGATTCTGAAAAGATCACTGTGATACCAAATGGAGTTGATTGCGAGAAATTTAAACCAAAAAATAAATCAAATACTGGAGAATCATTAAGGAATAAAATTGGAAACCCTGAAAAAATTGTGTTATATGCTGGCTATTTAGATCAAGTGAATGGAATGGACTTGCTGATTAAAACTATTCCCACCATTGTTAGAGAAAACCCAGAAATTTCATTTGTATTCATTGGAAATGGACCATATTATAATAAAATTAACCAGCTTTCGAAAAAAATGTCTCAAGTTAATTTATTAAAAACTGTTAACCATGAATTAATGCCTGATTATTATTTTACCTCTGATATTTTTATCATACCTCGCCCTTCAACCATTTCATCAGAATTAGTTACACCTTTAAAACTTTTAGAAGCCATGTCCATGGAAAGTGTTGTTTTAGGAAGTAATGTTGGAGGAATTAGTGAAGTAATAACGAGTGAAAAAAATGGATATTTATATGAAAAAGACGATCCTAAATCATTTTATGATTCTTTAATTGATATAATTGGAAAGAATAATAATAGAGTTGGGAAGAATGCACGAAAAACTATTTTAACAGAATATAACTGGGATAAATCTGCAAAAAAATTAAAAAACATTTATGATTCATTAATACATTAA